In Exiguobacterium sibiricum 7-3, a genomic segment contains:
- the msrA gene encoding peptide-methionine (S)-S-oxide reductase MsrA, whose translation MEKATFAGGCFWCMVTPFEELPGIHSIVSGYTGGHVDNPTYEQVKTGTTGHSEVVEITFDPALFSYERLLELYWPQTDPTDAGGQFQDRGTQYAPAIFYHTEEQRLAAIASRDALAATNRFKQPIVTRIEPAHAFYPAEEYHQNFHKKNPAHYKKDRKASGRDAFIDVAWKEEVSV comes from the coding sequence ATGGAAAAAGCAACATTTGCAGGAGGATGTTTCTGGTGCATGGTGACACCATTTGAGGAATTACCGGGGATTCACAGTATCGTATCCGGTTATACAGGAGGACACGTCGACAACCCGACATATGAGCAGGTCAAAACAGGAACGACCGGACATTCCGAAGTCGTCGAGATTACATTTGATCCGGCACTGTTTTCGTACGAACGGTTACTCGAACTGTACTGGCCGCAGACGGATCCGACCGATGCCGGCGGACAATTCCAGGACCGCGGTACACAGTATGCACCGGCGATTTTTTATCATACGGAAGAACAGCGACTTGCAGCGATTGCATCACGTGATGCATTAGCCGCGACAAACCGTTTCAAACAACCAATCGTCACACGGATCGAACCGGCACATGCCTTCTATCCGGCGGAAGAGTACCATCAAAACTTCCACAAAAAAAATCCGGCGCACTACAAAAAAGACCGGAAAGCTTCCGGTCGCGACGCCTTTATTGATGTCGCCTGGAAAGAAGAAGTATCCGTCTGA
- a CDS encoding DMT family transporter, with amino-acid sequence MGLGMFCAIVAGMMISLQTVLNARMSHAFGAWATTTLVFLVGLLGSLLALVFFRGGEISALTEVKPLYLFGGFVGVGVVFCVMRGIQLLGPSIAISVVLISQLSFALCVDVFGWFGLPKVDLSFGQIIGLVVMLSGIFVLKRYQVVEDVEEEKDIKAIS; translated from the coding sequence ATGGGATTAGGTATGTTTTGTGCTATCGTCGCAGGGATGATGATCAGTTTGCAAACGGTTTTGAATGCACGGATGAGTCATGCGTTTGGTGCCTGGGCGACGACGACGTTAGTCTTTTTGGTAGGATTGCTCGGTTCGTTGCTTGCACTGGTCTTCTTTCGGGGCGGGGAGATCTCGGCACTTACCGAGGTCAAACCGCTTTATTTGTTTGGCGGGTTCGTCGGCGTCGGCGTCGTGTTTTGTGTCATGCGCGGCATTCAACTGCTGGGGCCGTCAATTGCGATTTCCGTCGTCTTGATTTCGCAACTCAGTTTTGCGCTCTGTGTCGACGTCTTTGGCTGGTTCGGTTTACCGAAAGTCGATTTGTCGTTCGGTCAGATCATCGGCCTGGTCGTCATGCTGAGTGGCATTTTTGTCTTGAAACGGTATCAAGTCGTGGAGGATGTGGAGGAAGAGAAAGACATTAAAGCCATTTCCTGA
- a CDS encoding DMT family transporter, which yields MQGIIFALFSGLFIALQGIFNARLGDAVGPWLSVTIVHFVGLIGCLLIYGFVRDRKIGGFRTLPLVYASGGLLGVLVVVTELTSIQLLGMTWAMSLLLVAQILCAFVIDLNGWFGVIKKSSNKGQWIGIGLMLTGVLIFSFA from the coding sequence ATGCAAGGAATCATTTTTGCTTTATTTAGCGGACTGTTCATCGCGCTGCAAGGCATCTTTAATGCCCGTCTCGGTGACGCGGTAGGTCCGTGGTTATCCGTGACCATTGTCCATTTCGTCGGTTTAATCGGCTGTTTGTTGATCTACGGATTTGTTCGGGACCGGAAAATCGGCGGGTTTCGCACGTTGCCACTTGTGTATGCAAGCGGCGGATTACTCGGCGTCTTAGTCGTCGTCACGGAACTGACGTCGATTCAATTGCTCGGGATGACATGGGCGATGTCGCTGTTGCTCGTCGCACAGATTTTGTGCGCTTTTGTGATTGATTTGAACGGCTGGTTTGGAGTCATTAAAAAGAGCAGTAATAAAGGACAGTGGATCGGTATCGGTTTGATGTTGACGGGCGTCTTGATCTTTTCGTTTGCCTGA
- a CDS encoding NAD(P)H-dependent flavin oxidoreductase, whose translation MSRLCTKLQIDVPIIQGGMGNISHAELTAAVSNAGGLGTIGCGTMTPAEVKRLIEATRRLTSRPFALNIAIRVSPHTEQLIELAIEERIPVVSLSAGNPAPFLSKLREAEIQTIGVVASVKQAIKAEQAGVDVLVAEGVEAAGINSPLELTTMTLIPQITDHVTIPVLAAGGIGDGRGLAAAWMLGAEGVQLGTRLIATQESRVHEHYKRHLVQADDLETRIIGREIGQVRRVLNGPYVAALQPTSLVAFQEQTNESFHIKGALEGDETAGYVNAGLISGLIDDVPTVAELFNRMMDDAFGRIERTYRALQ comes from the coding sequence ATGTCTCGTCTATGTACCAAATTACAGATCGATGTGCCGATCATTCAGGGTGGTATGGGAAACATCAGCCATGCCGAACTGACGGCAGCGGTCTCGAATGCCGGGGGACTCGGAACGATTGGATGCGGGACGATGACGCCTGCTGAAGTCAAACGATTGATTGAAGCGACACGCCGGTTGACGTCGCGTCCTTTTGCTTTGAATATCGCCATCCGGGTCTCACCTCATACCGAACAGTTGATTGAGTTAGCAATTGAGGAACGCATTCCGGTCGTGTCCTTGTCAGCCGGTAATCCGGCTCCTTTTTTATCGAAGTTACGGGAGGCGGAAATCCAGACGATTGGTGTCGTCGCGTCCGTTAAACAAGCGATTAAAGCCGAGCAGGCCGGAGTGGATGTGCTGGTAGCGGAAGGAGTCGAAGCCGCAGGTATCAATTCACCACTTGAGTTGACGACGATGACCTTGATTCCGCAAATCACGGATCATGTCACGATCCCCGTCCTTGCCGCCGGTGGTATCGGCGACGGGCGTGGTCTTGCGGCTGCCTGGATGCTCGGAGCAGAAGGGGTGCAACTCGGAACCCGGTTGATTGCGACACAAGAATCTCGTGTACATGAGCACTATAAAAGACATCTTGTGCAGGCAGATGACCTCGAGACACGAATCATTGGCCGAGAAATCGGACAAGTCCGGCGGGTGTTGAACGGGCCGTATGTCGCTGCGCTGCAGCCGACATCACTCGTTGCCTTTCAGGAACAGACGAACGAATCGTTTCATATCAAAGGGGCACTCGAAGGCGACGAAACAGCAGGATATGTCAATGCCGGTCTCATTTCCGGTTTGATTGATGATGTTCCGACCGTTGCGGAACTGTTTAACCGGATGATGGACGATGCCTTTGGACGGATCGAACGGACGTACCGGGCACTTCAGTAG
- a CDS encoding gamma carbonic anhydrase family protein has product MNIPYRDISPSLAAHVFVAPGAFLIGDVTVGEESTIWFNAVLRGDEGPITIGKRCSIQDNATIHLYEGAPVIVEDEVTVGHNAILHGCKIGRRSIVGMGATVLDHAEIGEECIIGANTLIPSGKKFPPRSLIIGSPGKVVRELTAADLEMIQESIDSYVDKGYAFRKQLAEN; this is encoded by the coding sequence ATGAATATCCCGTACCGCGATATCTCCCCAAGCTTAGCAGCACATGTTTTTGTCGCCCCCGGTGCTTTTTTGATCGGTGACGTGACAGTCGGCGAAGAATCGACGATTTGGTTCAATGCCGTCCTGCGTGGTGATGAAGGTCCGATTACAATCGGCAAACGTTGCAGTATCCAGGATAATGCGACCATCCATCTCTACGAAGGTGCACCGGTCATTGTCGAAGATGAAGTGACGGTTGGTCACAATGCCATCTTGCACGGTTGTAAAATCGGTCGTCGCTCGATTGTCGGTATGGGGGCCACTGTTCTCGATCATGCTGAAATCGGGGAAGAATGTATCATCGGTGCCAACACATTAATCCCGTCCGGCAAAAAATTCCCGCCTCGTTCGCTCATCATCGGATCACCGGGCAAGGTCGTGCGTGAACTCACGGCAGCGGACCTCGAGATGATTCAAGAATCCATCGATTCATATGTCGATAAAGGATACGCTTTCCGGAAACAACTTGCCGAGAATTGA
- the paaX gene encoding phenylacetic acid degradation operon negative regulatory protein PaaX, translating into MSANTQSMIFTVYGDYIRHYGNQIWVGSLIRLLKEFGHNEQAVRVAVSRMVKQGWLTSQKQGTKSFYSLTPRGVERMEEAARRIYKSTPHVWDGKWRTLMYTIPEDKRQIRDELRKELSWSGFGNLSNGVWISPNPLEKEAERLIDAYGITEYVDFFVGEYHGPQPDQSLVERAFPLDELQERYERFIAEYSRRYIVHQSRIQLGEMDEEQCFVERTTLVHEYRKFLFTDPGLPQELLPDEWSGHHAALLFEQYYRLLAEPASRFFESIFRETHDVTQKSADYDASEHPLFAER; encoded by the coding sequence ATGAGTGCGAATACACAATCGATGATTTTTACAGTATACGGAGATTACATCCGTCATTACGGCAATCAAATCTGGGTCGGCAGTCTGATTCGTCTGCTCAAAGAATTCGGCCATAATGAACAGGCTGTCCGGGTTGCCGTTTCCCGGATGGTCAAACAAGGTTGGTTGACGTCACAAAAACAAGGGACGAAAAGTTTTTATTCGTTGACCCCGCGTGGTGTCGAGCGGATGGAAGAAGCCGCTCGACGAATCTACAAGTCGACGCCTCATGTCTGGGACGGAAAATGGCGGACCTTGATGTATACAATTCCGGAAGACAAACGGCAAATCCGCGATGAATTACGGAAAGAGTTGTCGTGGAGTGGTTTCGGTAATTTATCGAACGGCGTCTGGATTTCACCGAACCCTCTTGAAAAAGAAGCGGAACGGTTGATTGACGCCTACGGTATCACCGAGTATGTCGATTTTTTCGTCGGCGAATACCATGGACCGCAACCGGATCAATCGCTGGTCGAACGCGCTTTTCCCCTGGACGAACTGCAAGAACGGTATGAACGGTTCATCGCCGAATACAGCCGGCGTTATATCGTCCATCAAAGCCGGATTCAGCTTGGCGAGATGGACGAGGAGCAGTGTTTTGTCGAACGGACGACCCTTGTCCATGAATACCGGAAATTTTTATTCACCGATCCCGGTCTGCCGCAAGAGTTGTTACCGGATGAGTGGAGCGGTCATCATGCGGCCTTATTGTTTGAACAATACTACCGCTTGCTCGCAGAACCGGCGAGTCGGTTTTTTGAATCCATCTTCCGTGAAACACATGATGTGACCCAAAAAAGTGCTGATTATGATGCATCGGAACATCCGTTATTCGCAGAACGATAA